The sequence AGGACCTCGGCACCGCCGGCGCTACCTACATGGCCATCGAGTTTCAGGGCGAAGTGTTCGAACAATTGCCGATATGGGATAGGTTCACCATGGCCAACATGGCTATCGAAGCGGGCGCCAAGACCGGGTTGTTTCAGTTCGACGACAAGACCAAAGAACTGGTCGAGTCCACTCCACGATACAAGTCAGAACGTCCCGAATATACAATAGCGTCCCCCGACGCCGACGCTGTCTATGCGTTGGAACGCACCTACGACGTGACCGATCTCGAACCGCAGGTGGCCTGTCCTTTCTCACCGGACAATGTCAAGAACGTCTCCGATGTAAAGGACGTGAAGATCGACCAGGTGGTGATAGGTTCCTGCACCAACGGTTGGCTGGAGGACTTGCAGCATGCCGCCGAGATGTTCAAGGGTCGCAGTGTACATCCCGACGTGCGGGTGATCATCCTGCCCGGCTCGCAGAAGATTGCGCGACAGGCGTTCGACATGGGCCTGCCGCAGATATTTATCGACGCCGGATGCGTCTTTTCGACTTCAACCTGCGGGCCGTGTATCGGCGGCCACATGGGAGTGTTGGGCGAAAAGGAAGTTTGCGTCTCGACAACCAATCGGAATTTTGCCGGACGTATGGGACATCTGAGTTCCGAAGTTTACCTGACCAACCCGAGCATCGCGGCCGCTTCAGCGGTTCTGGGTCGTGTCGGGTCACCGGAGGAGTTGTAGTATGGATATCAAGGGAAAAGTATACCGGGTCGGCGACAATATCAACACCGACGTTATCATGCCGGGTCGCTGGTGCCATCTGACCGAAGAGGTCGATCTGGCCAAGCACTGCATGGAAGACTACGACACCGAGTTTGTAAATACGATCAACGTTGGCGATGTAATAGTGGCCGACGACAATTTCGGCTGCGGCTCATCGCGCGAGGTCGCGCCGTTGTCTTTCAAAGCAGTCGGGCTTGGCGGCGTCGTTGCCAAATCGTTCGCGCGCATTTTCTATCGCAACGCGATCAACATCGGCCTGCCGATTTTCGAGTCGCCGGAGTGTGTCGAAGTCACCGAGGCCGGTGATGAACTAGAAATC comes from Candidatus Zixiibacteriota bacterium and encodes:
- a CDS encoding 3-isopropylmalate dehydratase large subunit → MGYTIAEKILAEHAGCEVTPGQIVNVPVDMAMANELSAALAIKELNNWGIDKLADSDKVCLIPDHFSPAKDINAAGIARVVRDFARKHDVRWYLEVGRAGIEHAVLPMEGIIMPGQIMVGGDSHTCTAGAVNSFSTGVGSTDIAAAWATGEVWLKVPQSARLTYTGKLRPHVYGKDMILHTLKDLGTAGATYMAIEFQGEVFEQLPIWDRFTMANMAIEAGAKTGLFQFDDKTKELVESTPRYKSERPEYTIASPDADAVYALERTYDVTDLEPQVACPFSPDNVKNVSDVKDVKIDQVVIGSCTNGWLEDLQHAAEMFKGRSVHPDVRVIILPGSQKIARQAFDMGLPQIFIDAGCVFSTSTCGPCIGGHMGVLGEKEVCVSTTNRNFAGRMGHLSSEVYLTNPSIAAASAVLGRVGSPEEL
- a CDS encoding 3-isopropylmalate dehydratase small subunit, coding for MDIKGKVYRVGDNINTDVIMPGRWCHLTEEVDLAKHCMEDYDTEFVNTINVGDVIVADDNFGCGSSREVAPLSFKAVGLGGVVAKSFARIFYRNAINIGLPIFESPECVEVTEAGDELEIDMFGGKIVNKTKGKEFTFAPFPPFMKTIIEKGGLKGWVLERLRG